ATAAGAAAATTCCTTTGTATTGCTAAGTAAATTCCAGCCGGTAATTCTGTCCCAGAACAATGCGCCCGGTTCTGCATAATCCCAGTTTGTTTCCGTAATGCGGTGAAACAGCTCTCTGGCATTTACCATACGTTCAATAACCTGTCCTGTCTCTTCTCTTGTATAATGCAGACAATACTCTTCGTTTTTCTTCACTGCTTCCATGAAATCCTCATGAATACGCACGGAAATATTCGCTGTATTTACTTTTTCCAAATCAGTTTTCAGCTCAATAAATTCCGGAACGTCAGGATGGGAGCAGTCAATGGAAATCATCAACGCTCCCCTTCTTCCGTTTTGTCCGATTAAAGAAGTCACAAGAGAATATAATTCCATGAAGGATACCGCTCCGCTGGTTTCCTTTGCCGCATTATTGATTTTCGCACCTCTTGGACTCAGCTCGGAAATATCCACACCGCAGCCCCCACCGTAGCTGTACGTACGTGCCAGCTTTTTGGCACAATCAAAAATACTTTCTATGTTGTCCTTTGGCGGTTCGACCACATAGCAGTTGGAATAAGTCACCTTTTTCCCCTGCTTATCCAGTCCTCGATTGGATAAAATTCTTCCTCCGAAAAGAAATTTCTTTTCTTTTATGTACTTTGCGATTTCTTCATTTCCGCCGCTGATACGTGTAATCCAGCTTTCAAAATCCTCTTCTTCATTCCGATACTTTTTATTCCAGATATCCATTCCAAGCCGGTTTTCGCTGCCCAGCCATTCTTCAACATTCATCCTTTTACCCTCCACTATATTTAGTCAGTATGTATATATACTAGCACGATATATAGTTCGTTTCAAGGGCTGTTAATTTCCGCATTCTATGCTAATCTCATTAAACTTTTCTAAAATATCCTCAATTTTTATTTCTTTTTTCTTTTCTGCTACCGCATCCATAACTGCATTTCCCTGATGCAACATGAGAAGTCTATCTCCGTATTCCACTGCGTAGCGAAGATTATGCGTTACCATAATCGCTGTCAAATGCTTTTCTCTCACAATTTTCTCTGTTAATTCCATAATTAAATCTGCGGTTTTCGGGTCTAATGCTGCCGTATGCTCATCTAAAATCAGGAAATCAATAGGCGTCATGGTGCTCATTAAAAGCGCCAATGCCTGTCTTTGTCCTCCTGAAAGAGCTCCTACCTTTGTATTCAATTTATCTTCCAAGCCAAGCTGTAATTTTGCCAGCTCTTCTTTATAAAAAGCAATGCGTTTCTTATCTGTTCCTCTTTTTAATCCAAAGGCTTTTCCCTTATTATCTGCCATTGCCATATTTTCTAAAATAGTCATGGAAGGGCAGGTTCCCATAGCCGGATTTTGATACACACGTCCGATTTTCTCCAGACGCTTATATTCTTTTTGCTTTGTAATATCCTGACCGTCTACCAGAATTTTCCCCTCATCTAATTCAATACTTCCGCAGATAATATTTAAAAGAGAGGTTTTTCCTGAACCGTTACTGCCTACAATGGATACAAATTCTCCTTTTTCTATGGTCAGATTAAAATCTTCAAACAGACACATTTCATGCACTGTTCCCGGGTTATAGTATTTATGAATATGTTTTAATTCAAGCATGGCTTTTCCCTCTCTTCTCTTTTTTATCAACAACCAGAATTAAGACTAACACGCCTAAAAGGAACAATGCAGAAATCATTTTCATTGCCTGTGGCGGGAAGTATAAAATGGCAATTCCTGTACACGCCTTATAGAGAATTGCACCTAAAAATACAAAGGTCGTAACCTTGATAAAGGATATTTTTTTCAGCATTTTATAAAGACTTGTTCCTACAATAACACTGGCAAGTCCTACGACAATAGCTCCTGTACCGGAAGAAATTTCAAATACTCCCTGCTGCTGACAGGAAATACAGCCGCTTAATGCAACCAGTCCGTTGGCAATGGAAAGGCCTAAAATCTTCACATTTCCCTTGTTTTTTGCAAGAGAAGTAACCAGATTTTCATTATCACCTACGGCTCTTAATAAGTATCCTGACTTTGTTTTCAGATATCCGTCTAATGCAAATTTACTGATAAGAACCACCAGCAAAATAATCATCAAATTGCTGTATTTGGAAATTCCGCCGCTGAATATACCGGATAAAAACTCATTTTTAAAAATGGTTTCTTTAGAAAATAAAGGGACATTATTTGTTCCTGCCACCATTAAATTCACCGTGTATAAAGCTGTCATCATAATAATTCCGGAAAGTAAATCCCGTACCTTACATTTTACATGAATAAGACCTGTGCAAAGTCCGGCTGCTGCCCCGGCAAAAAATGCCACAGGCAGTGTGAGATAGGGGTTTACGCCGGATTTTAAAAGCGCCGCTGTTACGGCTGCTCCCAAAGGAAAGCTTCCGTCTACTGTCAAATCAGGAAAATCTAAAATTTTATAAGTAATATATACACCTAATGCTAAAATGCCGTAAATCAATCCCTGCTCAATAATACTGATTGCAAAATCCATCTTTTTTTCCTCTTTTCTTATCCTTCAATTTCTGTAAATACTTCCTCTGCTCTGTTTTTCAGTTCTTCCGGAAGTTCTATTTTTAAGTTTTCTGCTGCTTTTTCGTTGATGTAAAGGCTGCTTCCCTCTAAAAGCTCATAAGACATTTCCTCTGCTTTTGCTTCACCCTTTAAGATTTTTGCCGCCATCTTTCCTGTTTCTTTACCAAGATTGATATAATCTAAGCCTTCGGCTGCCAGACACCCCAGTTTTACCTGTTCAATTTCACTGCCGAAAACAGGAATACCTTTTTTATTTGCCTGCTCTAAAATCGTTGGCAGAACACTGACAACCGTATTGTCTGTAAGATTGGTAAGGCAGTCTACCTTTTCCAACAATCCTGCTGCTGCCAAAGACACCTCGGAAGTATTGGTAACACCTGCTGTTTCTAAGGTAAATCCGTATTCCTTGGCATATTTTTCATATTCTTTGATACTGTGAACGGAATTGGCTTCGCTGGTTGTAT
The DNA window shown above is from Blautia hansenii DSM 20583 and carries:
- a CDS encoding ABC transporter ATP-binding protein, translating into MLELKHIHKYYNPGTVHEMCLFEDFNLTIEKGEFVSIVGSNGSGKTSLLNIICGSIELDEGKILVDGQDITKQKEYKRLEKIGRVYQNPAMGTCPSMTILENMAMADNKGKAFGLKRGTDKKRIAFYKEELAKLQLGLEDKLNTKVGALSGGQRQALALLMSTMTPIDFLILDEHTAALDPKTADLIMELTEKIVREKHLTAIMVTHNLRYAVEYGDRLLMLHQGNAVMDAVAEKKKEIKIEDILEKFNEISIECGN
- a CDS encoding ABC transporter permease produces the protein MDFAISIIEQGLIYGILALGVYITYKILDFPDLTVDGSFPLGAAVTAALLKSGVNPYLTLPVAFFAGAAAGLCTGLIHVKCKVRDLLSGIIMMTALYTVNLMVAGTNNVPLFSKETIFKNEFLSGIFSGGISKYSNLMIILLVVLISKFALDGYLKTKSGYLLRAVGDNENLVTSLAKNKGNVKILGLSIANGLVALSGCISCQQQGVFEISSGTGAIVVGLASVIVGTSLYKMLKKISFIKVTTFVFLGAILYKACTGIAILYFPPQAMKMISALFLLGVLVLILVVDKKEKRGKSHA